The genomic segment GGGCCGGTGGGGGAGCGCGGTCTTCGACGAGCTCGCCGAGATGTTGATGATCGATCCGTTGCCGGCTTTGCGCATCTCCGGGATCGCGTACTTCGATGCCCACACGCTGCCCATCAGCGCGATCCGCAAGATGTTGTCGAAGGTGTCGTTGTCGACGAGGTCGACATGACTGTCGTTTCCGCTCCCGACGTCGTCGGAGATCGCGTTGTTCACGAGCGTCGTCAAGGCGCCGAACCGCTCGACCGTCTGCGCGATGGCGCCCGCGACCTCCTCCTCGATGCCATTGTCCGCGCGGATGTACAGCACCTGGCCGCCCGCTTCCTTCACGCCGGCCTCCACCTCGTGGCCGTTCGCTTGGTTCCGGCCCGTGAACGCGACCGCGGCGCCTTCAGCGGCGAGCATCTCCACCACCCCCCGGCCGATGCCCCGAGTGCCACCGGTCACCAGCGCGACCTTGCCGTTGAGCCGCATACTCACCCTTTCGCCCCTTCGAAGGTCGTCCACTCTGTTCGTCAGGACCTTTGCACTCCGGGCAGCGTCGAGCAACGCGCGAGCCTGCCGAGGGTCTGGGTACGCTCTCGGCCGATGCCGTCGACGTCCGTGTTCGGGCGCGAGCTCGAGTTGGATCGGATCGCCGCCTTTGTGCGGGCGGTCCCCGACGGTCCAGCCGCATTGCTCATCGAAGGCGAGGCGGGGGCCGGGAAGACCGCGCTCTGGGAAGCGGCACTGGCGTGTGGTGGGACCGAGACGGGGATCGTCTCGTGCCGTCCGGTCCAGTCGGAGGCGACGTTGTCCTACGCAGGGTTGGGCGATCTGATCGGTGGTGCGATCG from the Acidimicrobiia bacterium genome contains:
- a CDS encoding SDR family oxidoreductase; the protein is MRLNGKVALVTGGTRGIGRGVVEMLAAEGAAVAFTGRNQANGHEVEAGVKEAGGQVLYIRADNGIEEEVAGAIAQTVERFGALTTLVNNAISDDVGSGNDSHVDLVDNDTFDNILRIALMGSVWASKYAIPEMRKAGNGSIINISASSSKTALPHRPAYHASKGALNALTRQMATDYGKDDIRTNAIIVGFIYTGTPGMAAILANPVNRAAFEKNIMVPRLGEPADIAAGVVYLASDEAKYVTGIELTIDGGALCHQALPELDFQNLRGE